A window of Solanum stenotomum isolate F172 chromosome 3, ASM1918654v1, whole genome shotgun sequence contains these coding sequences:
- the LOC125858683 gene encoding proteinase inhibitor type-2 CEVI57-like, translating into MGVHKDVSFHACLLVLGMFQLISATELDDATMFCTMECGKFSYAICPRSKGSSRNPICTNCCAGYKGCNYYSVNGTFICEGKSDPRKQNTCPKNCDSKIVYSKCPLSEGNRVIENIECTSCCTGYKGCYYFGLDSKFVCEGKRSEPKICTQQCDPKVAYMICPSSGSTKLLTQICVNCCTAKPGCKLYGHDGSLLCTGKSKSINLVCWQVLELYAPTSALNPVLDTTGKMIRVGFDYMVVPVRKDLGGDLGLAFIGTQVCPLGIGPCLNNDSGLSINFFPVNSKKGVIRESIDLNVEFTETYTICQHHSNVWRLDHYNPQKEDHMITNGGVKRNPGRDTISNWFKIVKYGVGYKFVFCPSVCNYCDVICKNVGVFVQNNGQTLLKLSNEPLEVRFKKV; encoded by the exons ATGGGTGTTCACAAAGATGTTAGTTTCCATGCTTGCTTACTGGTACTTG GAATGTTTCAACTTATAAGCGCCACGGAACTTGACGATGCTACCATGTTTTGTACCATGGAATGCGGTAAATTTTCCTACGCTATATGTCCACGTTCAAAAGGAAGTTCGAGAAATCCCATATGCACCAATTGTTGTGCAGGCTACAAGGGTTGCAACTATTACAGTGTTAATGGAACTTTCATTTGTGAAGGAAAATCTGACCCTAGAAAGCAAAACACTTGTCCCAAAAATTGTGATTCAAAAATTGTTTATTCAAAGTGTCCTCTTTCAGAAGGAAATAGGGTAATTGAAAACATCGAATGCACCTCCTGTTGCACGGGTTACAAGGGTTGCTACTATTTCGGTCTAGACAGCAAGTTTGTTTGTGAAGGAAAACGTAGTGAACCCAAGATTTGTACTCAACAATGTGACCCTAAAGTTGCTTACATGATTTGTCCATCTTCTGGATCGACAAAATTACTTACTCAAATTTGTGTCAATTGTTGTACTGCAAAACCAGGTTGTAAACTCTATGGTCATGATGGATCTCTACTTTGTACTGG TAAGTCAAAATCCATCAATTTAGTTTGTTGGCAAGTTCTTGAGTTGTATGCAC CAACTTCTGCCCTTAATCCCGTGCTTGACACGACAGGAAAAATGATTCGAGTAGGATTCGACTACATGGTTGTGCCAGTAAGGAAGGATTTAGGAGGCGATCTTGGGCTAGCCTTTATTGGAACCCAAGTTTGTCCACTTGGTATTGGCCCATGTCTAAATAACGATTCAGGCCTTTCGATAAATTTCTTTCCAGTGAATTCGAAAAAAGGTGTAATTCGTGAGTCCATTGATCTAAATGTTGAGTTCACGGAAACTTATACTATATGCCAACATCACTCCAACGTGTGGAGGCTCGATCACTATAATCCTCAAAAGGAAGATCATATGATTACTAATGGCGGAGTAAAAAGAAATCCTGGTCGCGACACCATTAGCAATTGGTTTAAGATTGTGAAATATGGAGTTGGATACAAGTTTGTCTTTTGTCCAAGTGTATGCAATTATTGTGATGTGATTTGCAAGAACGTTGGGGtttttgtacaaaataatgGCCAGACACTTTTGAAACTGAGTAATGAGCCATTAGAAGTCAGGTTCAAGAAGGTGTGA
- the LOC125858230 gene encoding proteinase inhibitor type-2-like, whose translation MVVKKDVSFLAYLLVLGLMFLLLSATIDHDPCTKECGNFSYAICPRSEGNPRNPICTTYCAGYKGYNYYSSNGTFICEGKSDPRKPNEHCPKECDYKIVYSKCPHSEGPTIIKPTGCTTCCTRYKGCYYYGKDSKFVCEGQSDEPKACTKKCDPKVAYMTCPPESTKLTRVCVNCCTAKPGCKLYGHVGSLICIGGVKGH comes from the exons ATGGTTGTTAAAAAAGATGTTAGTTTCCTAGCTTATTTGCTTGTTCTAG GACTAATGTTTCTCCTTTTAAGCGCGACAATAGACCATGATC catgtACCAAAGAATGTGGCAATTTTAGCTATGCAATATGTCCACGTTCCGAAGGAAATCCAAGAAATCCTATATGTACCACATATTGTGCAGGCTACAAAGGTTACAACTATTATAGCTCTAACGGAACTTTCATTTGTGAAGGAAAATCTGACCCAAGAAAGCCAAACGAACATTGTCCCAAGGAATGTGATTATAAAATTGTTTATTCAAAATGTCCCCATTCAGAAGGACCGACTATAATTAAACCCACTGGATGCACCACATGTTGCACAAGGTACAAGGGTTGTTACTATTACGGTAAAGACAGCAAGTTTGTGTGTGAAGGACAGAGTGATGAACCCAAGGCTTGTACTAAAAAATGTGACCCTAAAGTTGCTTACATGACTTGCCCACCTGAATCAACAAAACTTACTCGAGTTTGTGTCAATTGTTGTACCGCAAAACCAGGATGCAAACTCTATGGTCATGTTGGATCTTTAATTTGTATCGGAGGTGTTAAAGGTCATTAA